The Malus sylvestris chromosome 12, drMalSylv7.2, whole genome shotgun sequence genome contains a region encoding:
- the LOC126592882 gene encoding uncharacterized protein LOC126592882, with translation MKAIVVSAPGGPEVLQLQEVEDPEFKHDEVLIKVEATALNRADILQRKGLYPPPPGSSPYLGLECSGTVVAVGKHVSRWQVGDKVCALLTGGGYAEKVAVPAGQVLPAPPGVSLKDAASFPEVSCTVWSTVFMMSRLSAGETFLVHGGSSGIGTFAIQIAKYLGAKVFITAGSEEKLAFCKDLGADVCINYKTEDFVARVKEETGGKGVDVILDIIGANYFRRNLDSLSFDGRLFVIATMGGAVTELDLRVVLSKRLTIQAAGLRYRSPENKAAIVREVESNVWPAIASGKVKPVVYKYFPLYEAAEAHRLMESSKHIGKILLVP, from the coding sequence ATGAAGGCTATAGTGGTGAGCGCTCCAGGTGGACCGGAGGTCCTCCAACTACAAGAAGTTGAAGACCCGGAGTTCAAACACGATGAGGTCCTAATAAAAGTTGAGGCCACAGCCCTGAACCGAGCTGATATCCTTCAGAGGAAGGGCCTGTACCCACCACCCCCAGGTTCCAGCCCTTACCTGGGTCTCGAATGTTCTGGAACCGTAGTGGCTGTTGGGAAACACGTCTCACGCTGGCAGGTCGGCGATAAGGTGTGTGCTCTTCTTACTGGAGGAGGGTATGCTGAGAAGGTGGCTGTTCCAGCTGGACAAGTACTTCCTGCTCCACCTGGTGTTTCTTTGAAGGATGCTGCTAGTTTTCCTGAAGTTTCGTGCACTGTTTGGTCAACTGTTTTTATGATGAGCCGGCTATCTGCTGGCGAAACGTTTTTGGTTCATGGCGGATCAAGTGGAATTGGTACGTTTGCAATTCAGATAGCTAAATACCTGGGAGCAAAGGTGTTTATCACAGCTGGAAGTGAAGAAAAGTTAGCTTTTTGCAAGGATCTTGGAGCTGATGTGTGTATCAATTACAAGACAGAGGACTTTGTTGCGCGGGTGAAGGAAGAAACTGGTGGCAAAGGCGTGGATGTCATCCTGGATATCATTGGGGCAAACTATTTCCGTCGAAACCTTGACAGTTTAAGCTTTGATGGGAGGCTTTTTGTGATCGCGACCATGGGCGGTGCTGTAACAGAGCTAGATCTTCGTGTTGTACTTTCAAAGCGCCTGACCATCCAGGCAGCAGGTTTGAGATACAGAAGTCCAGAAAACAAAGCAGCGATTGTTAGGGAGGTGGAGAGCAATGTGTGGCCTGCAATCGCGTCTGGCAAGGTGAAACCGGTGGTTTACAAGTATTTTCCGTTATATGAAGCGGCGGAAGCTCACCGGCTGATGGAAAGTAGCAAGCATATCGGAAAGATACTGCTTGTTCCGTGA